Proteins encoded together in one Chryseobacterium sp. G0201 window:
- a CDS encoding DUF4377 domain-containing protein: protein MKNIITILKGTFGVTALFAITQCTTTANASNGNEKTFIVGPKTVDCTGVGPMKCLQVKENTSEKWTYFYDHIQGFTYEPGYEYVLKVKTEKIENPPMDASSIKYTLIKQVSKTKK from the coding sequence ATGAAAAATATTATAACAATTTTAAAAGGAACATTTGGGGTAACAGCTTTATTTGCGATCACGCAATGTACAACAACAGCGAATGCTTCCAATGGAAACGAAAAAACATTCATTGTAGGTCCTAAAACGGTTGACTGTACTGGTGTTGGCCCAATGAAATGTTTGCAGGTAAAGGAAAACACATCCGAAAAGTGGACATATTTTTATGATCATATTCAAGGATTCACTTATGAACCTGGTTATGAATATGTTTTAAAAGTAAAAACCGAAAAAATTGAAAACCCACCAATGGATGCCTCTTCAATCAAATATACTTTAATAAAGCAGGTTTCGAAGACTAAAAAATAA
- a CDS encoding SPFH domain-containing protein, whose product MIYLGILVFFGLITLFASFFTVKQESAAVVERLGKFLKVSHAGLHLKIPFLDQISKRLNLRIQQLDVIIDTKTLDNVFIKMKVSVQYQVIRENVKDAYYRLENPENQITSYVFDVVRAEVPKTKLDDVFVRKDDIAVAVKSELQEAMQSYGYDIIKALVTDIDPDEQVKHAMNRINAAEREKTAAEYESEAQRIRIVAVAKAEAESKKLQGQGIADQRREIAKGLEESVKMLNAAGINAQEASALIVVTQHYDTLHSIGANNRSNLVLLPNSPQAASSMLNELVVSMAATQKMDEVNKAQLPEPPRNHEH is encoded by the coding sequence ATGATATATTTAGGTATTTTGGTCTTTTTCGGATTGATCACATTGTTCGCTTCTTTTTTCACGGTAAAGCAGGAGTCTGCAGCTGTTGTAGAAAGATTAGGAAAATTTTTAAAAGTAAGTCATGCTGGTCTGCATTTGAAAATTCCGTTTTTGGATCAGATTTCTAAGCGTCTGAATTTGAGGATTCAACAACTGGACGTTATCATTGATACCAAAACGTTGGATAATGTTTTCATTAAAATGAAAGTTTCCGTACAGTATCAGGTGATCAGAGAAAATGTAAAAGATGCATATTATCGTTTAGAAAATCCTGAAAATCAAATTACATCTTATGTTTTTGATGTGGTACGTGCAGAAGTTCCAAAAACTAAATTAGATGATGTTTTCGTAAGAAAAGATGATATTGCGGTTGCTGTAAAAAGTGAATTGCAGGAAGCAATGCAAAGTTATGGCTATGATATTATTAAAGCTTTGGTAACCGATATTGATCCGGATGAGCAAGTAAAACATGCCATGAACAGAATCAACGCTGCAGAACGTGAAAAAACTGCCGCAGAATACGAATCTGAAGCGCAAAGAATCAGAATTGTTGCCGTTGCAAAAGCTGAGGCAGAATCTAAAAAACTTCAAGGGCAGGGTATCGCTGACCAAAGAAGAGAAATTGCAAAAGGTCTGGAAGAGTCTGTGAAAATGCTGAATGCTGCAGGAATCAATGCACAAGAAGCTTCGGCATTAATTGTGGTGACACAGCATTATGATACTTTACATTCCATCGGAGCAAATAACAGAAGTAATTTGGTGTTATTGCCCAATTCGCCACAAGCGGCAAGTTCTATGCTGAATGAATTGGTTGTTTCTATGGCTGCAACGCAGAAAATGGATGAAGTTAATAAAGCGCAATTACCAGAACCTCCGAGAAATCATGAGCATTAA
- a CDS encoding Crp/Fnr family transcriptional regulator yields the protein MIKLKKGQMLITEGDFVDHEYFVVDGCLKAFYLNDSMKMFILQFAMPNWWITDFDALYSKNRATINVDCITNASILSISNEDREKICKEIHEVEHFFRWRTNKGYVAAQKRLLSFMNNDAKFRYEELLSLYPQLYNLVPKHLIAAYLGVTRETLSRLHQ from the coding sequence ATGATCAAATTAAAAAAAGGACAAATGCTGATCACGGAAGGAGATTTCGTAGATCACGAGTATTTCGTTGTCGACGGTTGTCTGAAAGCATTCTACCTTAATGACAGCATGAAAATGTTTATCCTGCAGTTTGCCATGCCGAATTGGTGGATAACAGATTTTGACGCCCTTTATAGCAAAAACCGAGCAACCATCAACGTTGACTGCATCACCAACGCCAGTATTTTATCGATCTCCAATGAAGACCGAGAGAAAATCTGCAAAGAAATCCATGAGGTTGAGCATTTTTTCAGGTGGCGAACGAATAAAGGTTATGTTGCAGCCCAAAAACGCCTTCTTTCCTTCATGAATAATGATGCAAAATTTAGGTATGAAGAGCTTTTATCATTGTATCCTCAATTGTACAATTTAGTTCCTAAACATTTGATTGCAGCGTATTTGGGAGTTACTCGAGAGACTTTAAGCAGACTTCATCAATAA
- a CDS encoding YceI family protein encodes MDTKNFKVNSENSLVEWIGRKVTGAHNGTIEVKEGNFNFENNILSSGKFVINTRSIKILDIDDSETNAQFANHLASDDFFNSDQFPDAVFEIKHAEPGENNFYHVTGDLTIKRITHSLETTLQIVKTDNVAVLDTKIVIDRTKFNIKFRSSNFFSNLGDTLIYNNFDLNVHLVADAQ; translated from the coding sequence ATGGATACAAAAAATTTTAAAGTAAACAGCGAAAACAGTTTAGTTGAATGGATCGGGAGAAAAGTAACCGGAGCCCACAACGGAACAATCGAAGTAAAAGAAGGAAATTTCAATTTTGAAAACAACATCCTTTCTTCAGGAAAATTTGTCATCAACACAAGATCAATTAAAATTCTTGATATCGATGATTCTGAAACGAACGCACAATTTGCCAATCATTTGGCTTCGGATGATTTCTTTAACTCAGATCAGTTTCCTGATGCCGTTTTCGAGATCAAACACGCAGAACCAGGTGAAAACAATTTTTACCACGTAACCGGAGATCTTACTATCAAAAGAATTACACATTCATTGGAAACGACTTTACAGATTGTGAAGACAGACAACGTTGCAGTTTTAGATACTAAAATTGTCATTGACAGAACAAAATTCAACATCAAATTCAGATCATCAAATTTCTTCAGCAATCTTGGAGATACTTTGATCTACAACAATTTCGATTTGAATGTTCACTTAGTTGCAGACGCACAGTAA
- a CDS encoding tautomerase family protein, protein MPFIKVDVLREDLNREKKQQLIRELNKAVTTVLNKDPHLTHIVINEIEDDNWGYAGEQVTVLKEQGFSTEKQ, encoded by the coding sequence ATGCCATTCATAAAAGTAGATGTTTTGCGCGAAGATCTTAATCGCGAAAAAAAACAACAATTAATCAGAGAACTCAATAAAGCTGTAACAACAGTTTTAAATAAAGATCCACACTTGACACACATCGTTATCAATGAAATTGAAGACGACAACTGGGGATACGCCGGAGAACAGGTTACCGTCCTGAAAGAACAAGGATTTTCAACTGAAAAACAATAA
- a CDS encoding SDR family NAD(P)-dependent oxidoreductase, with protein MKKQTIIVTGASSGIGLEIARYFLDRGDNVVINSQTQSKLQQVYNELGAGENLAMVAGSIAYKAVGEKLAKTAIEKFGSIDVLVNNAGIYENKPFLEVTEEYLDKFLNTNLKGTFFTTQSVIPQMQKQKDGVIINIGTPLVYHAIAQSPSTAPISSKGAIHALTLQLAAEFGKDNIRVNVVAPGLIRTPMHDESIDNNAGIHLINRIGEPEEVAQMVHAIAKNTFISGAIINVDGGMGAGHQL; from the coding sequence ATGAAAAAACAAACAATAATCGTTACAGGCGCATCATCCGGAATCGGTTTGGAAATTGCCCGTTATTTTCTTGACAGAGGTGATAATGTGGTCATAAATTCACAAACACAATCGAAATTACAACAGGTTTATAACGAATTGGGAGCAGGAGAAAACCTTGCGATGGTTGCAGGAAGTATTGCATATAAAGCCGTTGGAGAAAAATTAGCAAAAACGGCAATTGAAAAATTCGGTTCGATAGATGTGTTGGTCAACAATGCAGGAATCTACGAAAACAAACCGTTTTTAGAAGTTACGGAAGAATATTTAGACAAATTTTTAAATACCAATTTAAAAGGAACATTCTTCACAACGCAATCCGTAATTCCTCAAATGCAGAAACAAAAAGATGGAGTGATCATTAATATCGGAACTCCGCTTGTGTACCACGCGATCGCACAATCCCCGTCAACTGCACCGATTTCGAGCAAAGGAGCAATTCATGCTTTGACATTGCAACTGGCAGCAGAATTCGGAAAAGATAATATCAGAGTAAATGTCGTTGCACCGGGGCTCATCAGAACGCCGATGCACGATGAAAGTATCGATAATAATGCGGGAATTCACCTGATCAACCGTATTGGAGAACCGGAAGAGGTCGCTCAAATGGTTCATGCTATTGCTAAAAACACATTTATCTCAGGCGCCATCATTAATGTAGATGGAGGAATGGGCGCCGGTCATCAATTGTAA
- a CDS encoding nuclear transport factor 2 family protein, producing the protein MKKDTVQETEIRNAIEQYYFKGIYEGNTELLKQVFHKDALLFGDIKGVPYYKTATQYIEGVGSRISPQKSGKDFNPKIISVDVINTIATAKLNVKMYDFNYYNFITFHKIDGKWLIVNKTLTDVEF; encoded by the coding sequence ATGAAAAAAGACACAGTACAAGAAACAGAAATAAGAAATGCCATCGAACAATATTATTTTAAAGGAATTTATGAAGGAAATACCGAGCTTTTGAAACAGGTTTTTCATAAAGATGCCCTACTTTTCGGAGATATAAAAGGAGTTCCTTACTACAAAACCGCCACACAATATATTGAAGGTGTCGGAAGCAGAATAAGTCCTCAAAAATCAGGAAAAGATTTTAATCCTAAAATCATCTCTGTCGACGTGATAAACACGATTGCTACAGCAAAATTAAATGTAAAAATGTATGATTTTAATTACTATAATTTTATAACTTTCCATAAAATTGATGGTAAATGGCTCATCGTCAATAAAACATTAACTGATGTAGAATTTTAA
- a CDS encoding NAD(P)H-dependent flavin oxidoreductase, which yields MWNKNRITDLLGIEYPIFQGPFGGGLSTVELTSTVSNLGGLGGFGAYTSSPDEIYEIDKQIKLKTDKPYNLNLWVNDHDIIDQEHTENQYKKTVEIFKPYYDSLNIEVPALPPSFESRFQNQLQVVFDIKPKVFSFMFGLLDQDIIERLKNQGTIVAGNATTLDEAIALENIGVDMIVASGFESGGHRPSFLDKAELSTTGTFALIQLVKDKVKTPIVAAGGIANGSGIAAAMTLGAEAAQIGTAFLATEESGALPIHKEFLFSDAAKSTTLSRAYTGRLGRGITTEITRKLLTATDQTLPFPLQTTFISSMRKAALEQKKHELVFFWSGQIAPILKHKEASTLMKSLIEDANKLFG from the coding sequence ATGTGGAATAAAAACAGAATAACAGATTTATTGGGAATTGAATATCCTATTTTTCAGGGACCTTTTGGTGGCGGATTATCAACAGTTGAGTTGACCTCTACAGTCAGTAATCTCGGTGGATTGGGCGGTTTCGGAGCTTATACATCGTCTCCCGATGAAATTTATGAAATTGACAAACAGATAAAATTAAAGACAGACAAACCTTACAATCTCAACCTTTGGGTGAACGATCATGATATTATTGATCAGGAACACACTGAGAATCAATACAAAAAGACAGTTGAAATTTTCAAACCTTATTATGACAGTTTAAATATTGAGGTTCCTGCGCTCCCACCCTCTTTTGAGTCGAGATTTCAGAATCAGTTGCAGGTTGTTTTTGATATTAAACCTAAAGTTTTCAGCTTCATGTTCGGACTTTTGGATCAGGATATCATTGAAAGATTGAAAAATCAGGGAACCATCGTTGCCGGAAATGCTACAACACTAGACGAAGCCATCGCTTTGGAAAACATCGGTGTAGATATGATTGTCGCATCAGGTTTTGAAAGTGGCGGTCACAGACCTTCGTTTTTGGATAAAGCCGAGCTTTCAACGACAGGAACTTTTGCTTTAATTCAATTGGTTAAAGATAAAGTAAAAACTCCAATTGTAGCCGCCGGCGGAATCGCTAACGGTAGCGGAATCGCTGCAGCAATGACTTTAGGAGCAGAAGCCGCACAAATCGGAACTGCATTTTTAGCTACCGAAGAATCCGGAGCATTGCCGATTCATAAAGAATTTTTGTTTTCAGACGCTGCAAAATCCACTACCCTTTCCAGAGCATACACCGGAAGATTAGGACGCGGAATTACCACAGAAATCACAAGAAAACTCTTGACAGCAACAGATCAAACCTTGCCTTTTCCTTTGCAGACAACCTTCATTTCATCGATGAGAAAAGCAGCGCTGGAACAAAAGAAACACGAATTGGTTTTCTTCTGGTCCGGACAAATTGCTCCCATTTTAAAACATAAAGAAGCATCAACATTAATGAAATCATTAATTGAAGATGCAAATAAATTGTTCGGTTGA
- a CDS encoding deoxyguanosinetriphosphate triphosphohydrolase: MNLNQIFTNQRTGNNPHTKASRTDFQRDFDRIIFSSAFRRLQNKTQVFPLPGSVFVHNRLTHSLEVSSVGRSLGSVIGEFIHDNYQSDLTEDSKSFYLHNLGNVIAAACLCHDVGNPAFGHSGEDAIASYFDRNENDLKPKFNEKEWADLVNFEGNANAIRVLAQQQQGKDAGGTQLTFATLASIAKYPCEAIARDKKIIHRKKFGFFQNEKDIFLEIAKGTNLISESEEPHIFKRHPFVWLVEAADDICYNIIDMEDAHRLGIVSTADCQNLFFELVKSETDDVDRVKRKLDSIGNDNEKISYLRAKVINALINKSISMYKQNFDKILEGNLDKALLDMYKGENKALQDIASFSVEKIYNHKAVVEIENAGYNVMYELLDHFIPSILKSEEKIKSYDIKALKLIPKQFIYENGTDYQKVLGVIDFVSGMTDNYATDLYRKIKGIDIGMTM; this comes from the coding sequence ATGAACTTGAATCAGATTTTTACGAATCAGCGCACGGGAAATAATCCACATACTAAAGCTTCACGAACAGATTTTCAGAGAGATTTCGACAGAATTATCTTTTCTTCGGCGTTTAGAAGACTGCAGAATAAAACGCAGGTTTTTCCGCTTCCGGGAAGTGTTTTTGTGCACAACCGTCTGACGCATTCTTTGGAAGTTTCGTCTGTGGGAAGAAGTTTAGGAAGTGTTATCGGAGAATTTATTCACGATAATTATCAAAGTGATTTGACGGAAGATTCTAAAAGTTTTTATCTTCACAATTTAGGAAATGTAATTGCGGCAGCCTGTCTTTGTCATGACGTTGGAAATCCTGCGTTCGGGCATTCGGGAGAAGATGCCATTGCAAGTTATTTTGATCGAAATGAAAATGATCTTAAGCCTAAATTCAATGAAAAAGAATGGGCTGATCTGGTTAATTTTGAAGGAAATGCCAATGCAATAAGAGTTTTAGCTCAACAACAGCAAGGAAAAGATGCGGGAGGAACTCAATTAACGTTTGCCACATTGGCGAGTATTGCAAAATATCCGTGTGAAGCGATTGCTAGAGATAAGAAAATTATTCACAGAAAGAAATTCGGGTTTTTTCAAAATGAAAAGGATATTTTTCTTGAAATTGCAAAAGGAACAAATCTGATCTCAGAAAGCGAAGAACCTCATATTTTCAAGCGACACCCGTTTGTTTGGCTGGTGGAAGCTGCGGATGATATCTGCTATAATATTATCGATATGGAAGATGCCCACAGATTGGGTATTGTTTCAACTGCAGACTGTCAAAACCTGTTTTTTGAGCTGGTAAAATCCGAAACTGATGATGTAGACAGAGTGAAAAGAAAGCTTGATTCTATTGGAAATGACAATGAAAAAATTTCATATTTACGAGCTAAAGTTATTAATGCTTTAATTAATAAATCGATTTCAATGTACAAACAGAACTTTGATAAAATTCTTGAAGGAAATCTTGACAAAGCTCTGCTCGATATGTATAAAGGTGAAAATAAAGCATTACAGGATATTGCAAGCTTTTCTGTTGAGAAAATTTACAACCATAAAGCGGTTGTTGAAATTGAAAATGCCGGCTATAATGTAATGTATGAATTGTTGGATCATTTTATTCCTTCAATTTTAAAATCAGAAGAAAAAATTAAATCTTACGATATAAAAGCGTTGAAATTAATCCCAAAACAGTTCATCTACGAAAACGGAACTGATTACCAAAAAGTTCTCGGCGTGATCGATTTTGTTTCGGGAATGACAGACAATTACGCAACTGATCTTTACAGAAAAATCAAAGGAATTGACATTGGAATGACCATGTAA
- a CDS encoding DNA-formamidopyrimidine glycosylase family protein — translation MPEGPTILLMKEDLRKFAGKKVIDVFGDANFEKEPLKGEILREIKTFGKQTYLVFDEFAIRIHLLMFGSYIVDEHLQSEKNLRLGLKFKTGGMYFYTCNVKLVDLEFLSKIDWEADVMSDDWNIKKAEEKLESNPKIMVCDTLMDQDIFSGVGNIIKNEVLFRIGVQPESLVGNLPPKKVKELIAEARNYSFDFLKWKSQSVLKKHWQVYSKNTCPICGQKLINKNTGLGKRSSFYCEKDQKLY, via the coding sequence ATGCCAGAAGGCCCAACAATACTATTAATGAAAGAAGATCTGCGAAAATTTGCAGGTAAAAAAGTTATAGATGTATTCGGAGATGCTAACTTCGAAAAGGAACCTTTGAAAGGTGAAATTTTAAGAGAAATCAAGACTTTTGGGAAACAAACCTATCTTGTTTTTGACGAATTTGCGATTAGAATTCATTTATTGATGTTCGGTTCTTATATTGTTGATGAGCATCTGCAATCTGAGAAAAATTTACGTTTAGGATTGAAATTTAAAACCGGCGGAATGTATTTTTATACCTGCAACGTAAAATTGGTTGATCTCGAATTTTTATCAAAAATTGATTGGGAAGCAGATGTTATGAGCGATGATTGGAATATTAAAAAAGCTGAAGAAAAATTAGAATCAAATCCTAAAATTATGGTTTGTGACACTTTGATGGATCAGGATATTTTCTCAGGCGTCGGAAATATTATTAAGAATGAAGTTTTATTTAGAATTGGAGTTCAGCCCGAAAGTTTAGTTGGAAATTTACCTCCGAAAAAAGTAAAAGAATTGATTGCTGAAGCCAGAAATTACAGTTTTGATTTCCTGAAATGGAAAAGTCAATCTGTCCTTAAAAAACATTGGCAGGTTTACAGCAAAAATACATGCCCGATTTGCGGACAGAAGCTCATCAATAAAAATACAGGCCTTGGAAAAAGAAGCAGTTTTTACTGTGAAAAAGATCAAAAATTATACTAG
- a CDS encoding LytR/AlgR family response regulator transcription factor, which yields MNCIIIDDEPLARAEMQSQIHEVSQLEILGKFSNAPAAIEFLKTNEVDLIFLDIEMPLVTGLEFAEILPKQTLIIFTTAYSQYALKSYELEAVDYLLKPIDKQRLEKAIGKAVLYKELLSRDTLKNTVESNTADFLFIKADRRYYKINFSEIKFIEGLKDYVVIHTQTQKLITAMNLKTIHQKISEDIFLRVSKSYVVNINFIDSFDNHNVYINDAEIPLGEVYKSAFFTRYSGGSLNLEN from the coding sequence ATGAATTGTATTATAATTGATGATGAGCCATTGGCAAGAGCAGAAATGCAGTCGCAGATCCATGAAGTTTCTCAACTTGAAATTCTCGGGAAATTCTCAAATGCACCCGCCGCTATCGAATTTTTAAAAACCAACGAAGTTGACCTTATTTTTCTCGATATAGAAATGCCTTTGGTGACAGGATTGGAGTTTGCAGAAATTCTTCCAAAACAGACTTTGATAATTTTCACAACTGCGTATTCTCAATATGCTTTGAAAAGTTACGAACTGGAAGCGGTTGATTATTTGCTTAAACCTATAGATAAACAAAGGTTAGAAAAAGCCATTGGAAAAGCAGTTTTATATAAAGAACTTTTATCCAGAGATACCTTAAAAAATACTGTAGAATCCAATACGGCGGATTTTTTATTCATTAAAGCAGATCGAAGATATTATAAAATCAATTTTTCCGAGATTAAATTTATTGAAGGGTTAAAGGATTACGTAGTTATACATACTCAAACTCAAAAGCTGATCACAGCAATGAATTTAAAGACGATTCACCAGAAAATTTCTGAAGATATTTTCTTGAGAGTAAGCAAATCTTATGTTGTCAATATCAATTTTATAGACTCGTTTGATAATCACAATGTTTACATTAATGATGCCGAAATTCCGTTGGGAGAGGTTTATAAATCAGCTTTTTTCACAAGATATTCCGGCGGATCTCTAAATTTGGAAAATTAA
- a CDS encoding sensor histidine kinase, whose amino-acid sequence MRYKSGALNDTPVIDFLVKDRYRFWRHFVFMILFLALLYFATFWQMYSGISQYYVLGIVYISLLIMAYINMYVLVPIFFFKTRYVLYFILLVALGIAGLNFISVIMTNFEVYRIEEYNPKRGGLYEGVMMCIPIILVTTTVKLLQKWIKDNEKIIELSNLTLNMELNELRNQINPHFLFNMLNNVKALIRTDPEKASTVIIKLSEFLRYQLYENSEEKTLLTSEIDFLSNFLNLEKIRRENFSVEINSETDKRILNSTFIPPNLFTTFVENAVKHSVEIDDKDSYVKIKIKVANKKLYFICTNSQNPNYSISDKNYGGLGLANIKRRLELLYQNQYNLEIISTDKEYTVNLIIPV is encoded by the coding sequence ATGAGATACAAATCCGGTGCGCTTAATGATACGCCTGTTATAGATTTTCTTGTGAAAGATCGTTATCGGTTTTGGCGGCATTTTGTATTTATGATACTTTTTCTTGCTCTTTTATATTTTGCTACATTTTGGCAGATGTATTCAGGAATTAGCCAATATTATGTTTTAGGTATTGTTTATATTTCATTACTGATCATGGCTTATATTAATATGTATGTATTGGTTCCCATATTTTTCTTTAAAACTCGATATGTGCTGTATTTCATATTGTTAGTAGCATTAGGTATCGCTGGACTAAATTTTATTTCAGTGATCATGACTAATTTTGAAGTATATAGAATTGAAGAATATAACCCAAAAAGAGGAGGGCTTTATGAAGGCGTAATGATGTGTATTCCAATTATTTTGGTGACAACTACGGTAAAATTGCTCCAAAAATGGATAAAAGATAACGAGAAAATTATCGAGCTCAGCAATCTAACCTTAAATATGGAACTGAATGAGCTTAGAAATCAGATCAATCCTCATTTTCTTTTTAATATGCTTAATAATGTAAAAGCATTGATAAGAACCGATCCTGAAAAAGCATCAACCGTTATCATTAAACTATCAGAATTTTTAAGATATCAATTGTATGAAAATAGCGAGGAAAAGACATTATTAACCTCCGAAATCGATTTTTTATCCAATTTCCTTAACCTTGAAAAAATTAGAAGAGAAAATTTTTCTGTAGAGATTAATAGCGAAACGGATAAAAGGATTCTCAACAGCACATTTATTCCTCCGAATTTATTTACAACTTTTGTGGAAAATGCAGTGAAGCACAGTGTTGAAATTGATGATAAAGATTCTTATGTGAAGATCAAAATTAAAGTAGCAAACAAGAAGTTGTATTTTATTTGTACCAATTCTCAAAATCCAAATTATTCTATTTCAGATAAAAATTATGGAGGATTGGGATTAGCCAATATCAAGAGAAGACTTGAACTTTTATATCAGAATCAATATAACTTAGAAATAATTTCTACTGATAAAGAATATACCGTAAATCTAATAATTCCCGTATGA
- a CDS encoding DUF6268 family outer membrane beta-barrel protein: MNTFRKVLVPLAFFPFKNIVSAQKRDSIPQKVIAFVTDKFPQARDLNIEYTQVTPYNYSSAFQGADLPDNKVKNFSQINANANIYFIKNRKWMLSTALNYRYTSIETENANSLFSNESSNSNKGDFHYHSEALNFTYFSKLFNKIAVYSATASVDGSDQHFERVRGMVTGNIILKANAKTKMTLGLAVIIDPSTQVPVLPIFTYEHKFDNGWVADIILPQKLLVRKDIFSNGRISLGSEMSNTSFYLYQANKTYEFRQLAINSGVIYKHNLGSNFIGTLKTGIRAVPNARIFDKEESFKDYIFEAKPKPSFYFNVGVSYNPFGKPRKK, translated from the coding sequence ATGAATACTTTTAGAAAAGTACTGGTTCCGCTAGCCTTTTTTCCCTTCAAAAATATTGTTTCTGCTCAAAAAAGAGACAGTATCCCACAAAAAGTGATCGCTTTTGTTACCGATAAATTTCCACAAGCCCGTGATCTGAATATTGAATATACTCAGGTTACACCTTATAATTATTCTTCAGCATTTCAGGGAGCCGATTTGCCAGATAATAAGGTTAAAAATTTCAGTCAGATCAACGCGAATGCTAATATTTATTTCATTAAAAACAGAAAATGGATGTTGAGCACGGCTTTAAATTATCGCTATACCTCGATTGAAACCGAAAATGCCAACTCTTTATTTTCCAATGAGAGTAGCAATAGCAATAAAGGAGATTTTCATTATCATTCGGAAGCTTTAAATTTCACTTATTTTTCAAAATTATTCAATAAAATTGCCGTTTATTCTGCAACAGCTTCGGTAGATGGGAGTGATCAGCATTTTGAAAGAGTCCGCGGAATGGTGACGGGAAATATTATCTTAAAAGCCAACGCCAAAACGAAAATGACTTTAGGTTTAGCCGTTATTATCGATCCGAGTACGCAAGTTCCGGTACTTCCTATCTTTACGTATGAGCACAAATTTGACAACGGTTGGGTCGCGGATATTATTTTACCTCAAAAGCTTTTGGTAAGAAAAGATATCTTTTCAAACGGGCGTATTTCTTTAGGCTCAGAAATGAGTAATACGTCATTTTACCTTTATCAGGCGAATAAAACATATGAATTCAGGCAATTGGCAATTAATTCCGGAGTAATTTATAAGCATAATTTAGGCTCAAATTTTATAGGAACCCTGAAAACAGGCATACGAGCAGTCCCAAATGCCAGAATATTTGACAAAGAAGAATCTTTCAAAGACTATATTTTTGAAGCTAAACCCAAACCTTCCTTTTATTTCAATGTTGGAGTTTCTTATAATCCTTTTGGAAAGCCAAGGAAAAAATAA
- a CDS encoding DapH/DapD/GlmU-related protein, whose product MISITDLIENFSDFDSDKNLQPWEIIDDLEIILNEKFNHLDDDFIISGETAIHKTAVVEQNVIFKGKIIIGRNSFVGANAYLRGPIYVAENVKIGPGSEIKQSIIFNDTAVAHFNYIGNSIIGSSINFEAGSICANHYNERKDKTISVLFNSEIIKTNTLKFGALVGDHSRIGANAVLSPGTILPKESIVKRLELIEQLKEES is encoded by the coding sequence ATGATCAGCATTACCGATTTAATTGAAAATTTCTCAGATTTCGATTCGGACAAAAACCTTCAACCATGGGAAATTATTGATGATCTGGAGATAATTTTAAATGAAAAATTTAATCATTTGGATGATGATTTTATAATTTCAGGAGAAACTGCCATTCATAAAACCGCTGTTGTTGAGCAGAATGTAATTTTTAAAGGAAAAATCATTATTGGTAGAAATTCTTTCGTTGGTGCTAATGCTTATTTAAGAGGTCCGATTTATGTTGCAGAAAATGTGAAAATCGGACCTGGAAGTGAGATCAAACAAAGCATTATTTTTAATGATACAGCCGTCGCCCACTTTAATTATATAGGAAACAGCATCATCGGAAGCAGTATCAATTTTGAAGCGGGATCTATCTGCGCCAATCATTATAATGAAAGAAAAGATAAAACGATCTCGGTACTTTTTAATTCTGAAATCATTAAAACAAATACTCTGAAATTTGGTGCATTAGTGGGTGATCATTCAAGAATTGGAGCTAATGCCGTTCTATCACCCGGAACAATTTTACCAAAAGAAAGCATTGTAAAAAGACTGGAATTGATTGAGCAGTTGAAAGAGGAAAGTTAA